One Theropithecus gelada isolate Dixy chromosome 17, Tgel_1.0, whole genome shotgun sequence genomic region harbors:
- the SLAIN1 gene encoding SLAIN motif-containing protein 1 isoform X7, with translation MGYKLQDLTDVQIMARLQEENKLRRSMPNLARMPSTTAISSNVSSPVTVRNSQSFDSSLHGAGNGISRIQSCIPSPGQLQHRVHSVGHFPVSIRQPLKATAYVSPTVQGSSNMPLSNGLQLYSNTGIPTPNKAAASGIMGRSALPRPSLAINGSNLPRSKIAQPVRSFLQPPKPLSSLSTLRDGNWRDGCY, from the exons ATGGGATATAAATTACAGGACCTCACTGATGTTCAGATCATGGCTCGTCTGCAAGAAGAAA ATAAACTCCGAAGAAGTATGCCTAACCTAGCCCGGATGCCAAGTACAACTGCCATTAGTAGCAATGTTAGTTCTCCAGTCACCGTGCGAAATAGTCAGAGTTTTGACTCAAGCTTGCATGGAGCTGGAAATGGAATTTCAAGGATACAGTCTTGTA TTCCATCACCAGGACAGCTTCAACACAGAGTGCACAGCGTGGGGCATTTCCCAGTGTCTATCCGACAACCTCTTAAAGCCACAGCCTATGTGAGTCCAACCGTTCAAGGCAGCAGTAACATGCCTTTATCAAACGGCTTACAGCTGTATTCCAACACAGGAATCCCCACACCGAACAAAGCTGCAGCTTCTGGGATAATGGGTCGCAGTGCACTCCCAAGACCTTCGTTGGCAATAAATGGGAGTAACCTGCCTCGAAGCAAAATTGCACAACCTGTTAGAAG ttttcttcagCCTCCAAAGCCTCTGTCTTCACTCAGCACTCTGAGGGATGGAAATTGGAGAGATGGTTGCTACTGA
- the SLAIN1 gene encoding SLAIN motif-containing protein 1 isoform X5: MGYKLQDLTDVQIMARLQEESLRQDYASTSASVSRHSSSVSLSSGKKGTCSDQEYDRYSLEDEEEFDHLPPPQPRLPRCSPFQRGIPHSQTFSSIRDCRRSPSSQYFPSNNYQQQQYYSPQAQTPDQQPNRTNGDKLRRSMPNLARMPSTTAISSNVSSPVTVRNSQSFDSSLHGAGNGISRIQSCIPSPGQLQHRVHSVGHFPVSIRQPLKATAYVSPTVQGSSNMPLSNGLQLYSNTGIPTPNKAAASGIMGRSALPRPSLAINGSNLPRSKIAQPVRSFLQPPKPLSSLSTLRDGNWRDGCY; encoded by the exons ATGGGATATAAATTACAGGACCTCACTGATGTTCAGATCATGGCTCGTCTGCAAGAAGAAA gTCTCAGGCAAGATTATGCTTCTACTTCAGCATCTGTATCAAGACATAGTTCCAGTGTGTCATTGAGTTCAGGAAAAAAAGGGACATGTAGTGATCAAGAATATGACCGATACAGTCTGGAGGATGAAGAGGAATTTGATCATTTgccaccacctcagcctcgtcTTCCAAGATGTTCCCCTTTCCAAAGAGGAATTCCCCATTCACAGACTTTCTCCAGCATTCGGGATTGTAGGAGGAGTCCCAGTTCCCAGTATTTTCCTTCAAATAATTACCAGCAGCAACAGTATTATTCACCTCAAGCCCAAACTCCAGATCAGCAACCAAATAGGACCAATGGAG ATAAACTCCGAAGAAGTATGCCTAACCTAGCCCGGATGCCAAGTACAACTGCCATTAGTAGCAATGTTAGTTCTCCAGTCACCGTGCGAAATAGTCAGAGTTTTGACTCAAGCTTGCATGGAGCTGGAAATGGAATTTCAAGGATACAGTCTTGTA TTCCATCACCAGGACAGCTTCAACACAGAGTGCACAGCGTGGGGCATTTCCCAGTGTCTATCCGACAACCTCTTAAAGCCACAGCCTATGTGAGTCCAACCGTTCAAGGCAGCAGTAACATGCCTTTATCAAACGGCTTACAGCTGTATTCCAACACAGGAATCCCCACACCGAACAAAGCTGCAGCTTCTGGGATAATGGGTCGCAGTGCACTCCCAAGACCTTCGTTGGCAATAAATGGGAGTAACCTGCCTCGAAGCAAAATTGCACAACCTGTTAGAAG ttttcttcagCCTCCAAAGCCTCTGTCTTCACTCAGCACTCTGAGGGATGGAAATTGGAGAGATGGTTGCTACTGA
- the SLAIN1 gene encoding SLAIN motif-containing protein 1 isoform X6, protein MRLPLGIYRQRGRFRHFSPGLRQDYASTSASVSRHSSSVSLSSGKKGTCSDQEYDRYSLEDEEEFDHLPPPQPRLPRCSPFQRGIPHSQTFSSIRDCRRSPSSQYFPSNNYQQQQYYSPQAQTPDQQPNRTNGDKLRRSMPNLARMPSTTAISSNVSSPVTVRNSQSFDSSLHGAGNGISRIQSCIPSPGQLQHRVHSVGHFPVSIRQPLKATAYVSPTVQGSSNMPLSNGLQLYSNTGIPTPNKAAASGIMGRSALPRPSLAINGSNLPRSKIAQPVRSFLQPPKPLSSLSTLRDGNWRDGCY, encoded by the exons ATGAGGCTTCCACTTGGAATATACAGGCAGAGGGGGAGGTTCAGGCATTTCTCTCCAG gTCTCAGGCAAGATTATGCTTCTACTTCAGCATCTGTATCAAGACATAGTTCCAGTGTGTCATTGAGTTCAGGAAAAAAAGGGACATGTAGTGATCAAGAATATGACCGATACAGTCTGGAGGATGAAGAGGAATTTGATCATTTgccaccacctcagcctcgtcTTCCAAGATGTTCCCCTTTCCAAAGAGGAATTCCCCATTCACAGACTTTCTCCAGCATTCGGGATTGTAGGAGGAGTCCCAGTTCCCAGTATTTTCCTTCAAATAATTACCAGCAGCAACAGTATTATTCACCTCAAGCCCAAACTCCAGATCAGCAACCAAATAGGACCAATGGAG ATAAACTCCGAAGAAGTATGCCTAACCTAGCCCGGATGCCAAGTACAACTGCCATTAGTAGCAATGTTAGTTCTCCAGTCACCGTGCGAAATAGTCAGAGTTTTGACTCAAGCTTGCATGGAGCTGGAAATGGAATTTCAAGGATACAGTCTTGTA TTCCATCACCAGGACAGCTTCAACACAGAGTGCACAGCGTGGGGCATTTCCCAGTGTCTATCCGACAACCTCTTAAAGCCACAGCCTATGTGAGTCCAACCGTTCAAGGCAGCAGTAACATGCCTTTATCAAACGGCTTACAGCTGTATTCCAACACAGGAATCCCCACACCGAACAAAGCTGCAGCTTCTGGGATAATGGGTCGCAGTGCACTCCCAAGACCTTCGTTGGCAATAAATGGGAGTAACCTGCCTCGAAGCAAAATTGCACAACCTGTTAGAAG ttttcttcagCCTCCAAAGCCTCTGTCTTCACTCAGCACTCTGAGGGATGGAAATTGGAGAGATGGTTGCTACTGA